The Gemmobacter aquarius genome contains the following window.
TCACCCCCGCGATCTACGAGGCCGAGGCGGTGTTGCAGATCGCAGCCGAGGTGGTGCCGAATGCGCTGCGGGTGCTGGGGGGCATCCATGCGACCTTCATGTTCCGGCAGGTGCTGACCGAAGCGCCGCAGGTCGACGTGATCGTGCGCGGCGAGGGCGAAGAGATCATGGTCGCGCTGATGCAGGCCGTCGATCAGGGCCGCTGGCCTGCGGACCGGCGCAAGATCAAGGGCTTGGCTTTCCTCGACGCGGGCGAGATCGTGGCGACGCAGGCAGCACCCACGGTCAAGGATCTGGACGGGATCAACCCCGATTGGTCGATTCTCGACTGGGCGAAATACATCTACGTGCCATTGGGCGTGAAGGTGGCGATCCCCAACATGGCGCGGGGCTGTCCCTTTACCTGTTCGTTCTGTTCGCAATGGAAGTTCTGGCGCGATTACCGTGTGCGCGATCCGAGGAAGGTGGTCGATGAAATCGAGCGGTTGGTGAACGACCACGGGGTCGGGTTCTTCATTCTTGCCGACGAGGAGCCGACGATCAACAAGAAGAAATTCGTGGAATTCTGTCAGGAGTTGATCGAGCGCGGTCTGAACGACCGGATCAAATGGGGGATCAACACGCGGGTGACCGATATCTGGCGCGACCGCGACCTGCTGGGGTTCTACCGCAAGGCGGGGCTGGTTCATGTGTCGCTTGGCACCGAGGCGGCGGCCCAGATGAAGCTGGACATGTTCAACAAGGAAACCACGGTCGCGCAGAACAAGGAAGCGATCCGGCTGCTGCGTGAAGCGGATATTTTCACCGAAGCCCAGTTCATCGTGGGGCTGGACAACGAGACCGCCGAGACGCTCGAGGAAACCTACCGGATGGCATGGGACTGGCAGCCCGATCTGGCGAATTGGGCGATGTATACGCCTTGGCCGTTCACGCCGCTGTTTCAGGAAATCCGCGATCAGGTCGAGGTGTTCGACTTTTCCAAATACAATTTCGTCACGCCGATCATGAAGCCTGCGGCCTTGACGCGGGGGGAATTGCTCGACGGGGTGATGAAGAATTACCGCCGTTTCTACATGAAAAAGGCGCTGTTCCATTACCCGTGGCGCGGCACGGGGTTCCGGCGGCGCTATCTGCTCGGGTGTTTGAAAGCGTTTCTGAAGGCGGGGGTGGGGCGCACCTTCTATGATCTTGGCAAGGCGGGCTATTGGGGTCCGCAGACCAAGGATAAGGTCGATTTCCACTTCGACGGGACGCGCCAGATTGCCGAGGCGCAGATGGCCGATTGGGAGGCGAGTGCCGACCGTGCGGCGCGGGCTGCGGAACGGCGCCATGCGGTGAAGGTGCAGATGGCCGAGCGCGCCGACGAAAGAAAGGGCTTTGCCCTGCCCGCAGATGCCATGGCCTGCGGCGGTGGCAAGGACCAGATGGCCGAATGATGCAGGCGCGGATCGGGCCGAATGCGGTGCTGCAACTGGTCGGTGTGCTCGACCGCGATCTGGGTCGTCAGGCGCGGGACCGTGTCTTTGCCGGGCTGCGCCTGCCGCCACCCGACAGCGGGATGATCCCGCAGGCCGAGGCGATTGCCGCCCATCTTGCGCTGCGGGCAGCCTTGCCCGAGCGGGCAGACACGCTGCTTGCTGCGGCGGGCGAGGCGACGGCAAGTTACATCCTGCGCCACCGCATCCCCGCCGTGGCGCGGGGGCTGATCAGGCTTTTGCCTGCCCGCATCGGCGCGCGGGTGCTGGCGCGGGCGATCGAGCGGCACGCCTGGACCTTTGCCGGTTCGGGCAGGTTCCGTGTGGCGGGTCTTTCGCCCTTGGTCTTTGAATTGCACGACAACCCCCTCGCGCAGGATGGCGCGGCCTGTGTCTGGCATGCCGCCGTGTTCCGGCGGCTGTTCGAACGGCTGGTCTGGCGCAGGGTGCGAGTGGTCGAAACCCGTTGCGCGGGGCAGGGGGGCGATCTCTGCCGGTTCGAACTCCATCCGGACTGACTGCCCCTTTCACGCTGGAAAAATATCCTCGGGGGGAGCCGCGGCACGCGGCGTGGGGGGCAGACAGCCCCCCTTGTTTGGCAAAGGGTGGTTCTGCACGAAATTGTAAACCTAGCCTTACACATCCTGCTTGCCTGACGTGGCGTTGTCCTGTTTAATTGACAGATGATTGCAAGCGCCCTTTCCCCCAGACGTTACCCCGAACCGCGCGCCAT
Protein-coding sequences here:
- the bchE gene encoding magnesium-protoporphyrin IX monomethyl ester anaerobic oxidative cyclase produces the protein MRIVFVHPNYHSGGAEIAGNWPPAWVAYLTGSLRAAGFQDIHFIDAMTYHIGPEDLRKRLAELQPDVVGTTAITPAIYEAEAVLQIAAEVVPNALRVLGGIHATFMFRQVLTEAPQVDVIVRGEGEEIMVALMQAVDQGRWPADRRKIKGLAFLDAGEIVATQAAPTVKDLDGINPDWSILDWAKYIYVPLGVKVAIPNMARGCPFTCSFCSQWKFWRDYRVRDPRKVVDEIERLVNDHGVGFFILADEEPTINKKKFVEFCQELIERGLNDRIKWGINTRVTDIWRDRDLLGFYRKAGLVHVSLGTEAAAQMKLDMFNKETTVAQNKEAIRLLREADIFTEAQFIVGLDNETAETLEETYRMAWDWQPDLANWAMYTPWPFTPLFQEIRDQVEVFDFSKYNFVTPIMKPAALTRGELLDGVMKNYRRFYMKKALFHYPWRGTGFRRRYLLGCLKAFLKAGVGRTFYDLGKAGYWGPQTKDKVDFHFDGTRQIAEAQMADWEASADRAARAAERRHAVKVQMAERADERKGFALPADAMACGGGKDQMAE
- the bchJ gene encoding bacteriochlorophyll 4-vinyl reductase is translated as MMQARIGPNAVLQLVGVLDRDLGRQARDRVFAGLRLPPPDSGMIPQAEAIAAHLALRAALPERADTLLAAAGEATASYILRHRIPAVARGLIRLLPARIGARVLARAIERHAWTFAGSGRFRVAGLSPLVFELHDNPLAQDGAACVWHAAVFRRLFERLVWRRVRVVETRCAGQGGDLCRFELHPD